A genome region from Rhodopseudomonas boonkerdii includes the following:
- a CDS encoding RidA family protein, which translates to MNLEQRLKEQGIELHAAAAAGAAYQPVVVHGDIAYVSGQLPRDGDHVLVQGQVGRDVDIAQGKHGARVAFIRVLTALRDALGSLERVDRVLKLTVFVHSAADFSGQSQVADGASQLIFELFGKERGGHARTSVGVAQLPRNAAVEVEATIALK; encoded by the coding sequence ATGAATCTCGAGCAGCGACTGAAAGAACAAGGCATTGAACTGCACGCGGCAGCTGCGGCCGGCGCGGCCTATCAGCCGGTTGTCGTCCATGGTGATATTGCCTATGTCAGCGGGCAGCTGCCCCGCGATGGCGATCATGTGTTGGTGCAGGGCCAGGTCGGCCGCGATGTCGATATTGCGCAGGGCAAACACGGCGCGCGCGTCGCCTTCATCCGCGTGCTGACAGCGCTGCGCGATGCGCTGGGCTCGCTGGAGCGGGTGGACCGCGTGCTCAAGCTCACGGTCTTTGTTCACAGCGCCGCTGATTTTTCGGGGCAAAGCCAGGTTGCCGACGGCGCCTCGCAACTGATCTTCGAACTGTTCGGCAAGGAGCGCGGCGGCCACGCCCGCACCAGTGTCGGCGTTGCGCAACTGCCGCGCAATGCAGCAGTCGAAGTCGAAGCCACGATAGCGCTCAAATAG
- a CDS encoding lipocalin-like domain-containing protein, with protein MNNFKALGVFLLGMGLLLAAVRPQAADAGESLAGTWTLVAADVIHADGSRTRDYGAAPKGLLIVDNEGRYSLQIFKSERAKFASANKQAATPAEYESAVLGSSTHYGKLTADFASSTLTFKIESASFPNWEGQDQVRKFKLEGDELSYSVPPRPDGNTPISVWRRLK; from the coding sequence ATGAACAACTTCAAGGCGCTGGGCGTGTTTTTGCTCGGCATGGGCCTGCTGCTTGCAGCGGTGCGCCCTCAAGCGGCTGACGCCGGCGAGTCCCTGGCGGGAACCTGGACGCTGGTTGCCGCCGACGTCATTCATGCTGATGGCAGCCGGACGCGGGACTATGGCGCGGCGCCGAAGGGGCTGCTGATCGTCGACAATGAGGGGCGGTATTCGCTCCAGATCTTCAAGTCGGAGCGGGCGAAATTCGCCTCGGCGAACAAGCAGGCGGCGACGCCGGCCGAATATGAATCCGCGGTCCTCGGCTCCAGCACCCATTACGGCAAACTGACCGCCGATTTCGCGTCGTCCACCCTGACCTTCAAGATTGAAAGCGCCTCGTTCCCGAATTGGGAGGGCCAGGACCAGGTGCGCAAGTTCAAGCTCGAAGGCGATGAGCTGAGCTACAGCGTGCCGCCGCGTCCGGACGGCAATACGCCGATCTCGGTGTGGCGGCGATTGAAGTAA
- a CDS encoding carbon-nitrogen hydrolase family protein codes for MNDTFKLAAIQAASIPFDREASLKKACQLILEAGAMGVTIAAFGETWLPGYPFFCNAAPSATGWRAAAEYLANAILIPSAETDRLCAAAKQAGIDVAIGVAERDAQSSGTVYCTLLFISSDGRILGRHRKLRPTFHERSVWSDGDAVGLHTYQRPYGRMSGLNCWEHNMMLPGYALAAEGTEIHVAAWPGKELEVPPASPSPFTTRQLVLSRAFASQAACYVIAAAGLRTIDHTPDHYKELSVSEYTGESYIIDPRGEIIAGPAKGETILVAEGSREAILVAKAMCDIGGHYSRPDLLKLSVDRRPPSRVVDHHAAG; via the coding sequence ATGAACGACACTTTCAAACTGGCGGCGATCCAGGCCGCCTCCATCCCCTTCGACCGCGAAGCTTCGCTCAAAAAGGCATGCCAGTTGATCCTGGAAGCCGGTGCCATGGGCGTGACAATCGCAGCCTTCGGCGAAACCTGGCTGCCCGGCTATCCGTTCTTCTGCAATGCAGCGCCGAGTGCAACCGGCTGGCGCGCCGCGGCCGAGTATCTTGCCAATGCCATCCTGATCCCGAGCGCCGAGACCGACCGCCTCTGCGCCGCCGCCAAGCAGGCCGGCATCGATGTCGCGATCGGCGTCGCCGAGCGCGACGCGCAGAGCAGCGGCACGGTCTATTGCACGCTGCTCTTCATCAGCAGCGACGGTAGGATCCTCGGCCGGCATCGCAAACTCAGGCCGACCTTTCACGAGCGCTCGGTCTGGAGCGATGGCGACGCGGTCGGCCTGCACACCTATCAACGGCCTTATGGCCGGATGAGCGGACTGAATTGCTGGGAGCACAATATGATGCTGCCGGGCTATGCGCTTGCCGCTGAGGGTACGGAGATCCATGTCGCAGCGTGGCCCGGCAAGGAGTTAGAGGTGCCGCCGGCATCGCCCTCACCGTTTACGACGCGGCAACTGGTGCTATCGCGCGCCTTCGCATCGCAGGCCGCATGCTACGTCATCGCCGCCGCCGGACTGCGAACCATCGATCATACGCCGGACCACTATAAGGAATTGTCGGTCAGCGAATATACCGGCGAAAGCTACATCATCGATCCGCGCGGCGAGATCATCGCCGGGCCAGCCAAAGGCGAAACCATCCTCGTCGCGGAAGGCTCGCGCGAGGCGATCCTGGTCGCCAAGGCCATGTGCGATATCGGCGGCCACTATTCGCGCCCGGACCTGCTGAAACTGAGTGTGGACCGCAGGCCACCAAGCCGCGTAGTAGATCATCACGCGGCGGGATGA
- a CDS encoding LysR substrate-binding domain-containing protein, which yields MKLINLDIDALRTIVTAQQLGSFNRAAMQIGRSQSAVSQQIHKLEEQIGEPLFRRHGRGLALTDAGDVVVAYARRILDLNDEMVLAARGHGIAGVVRLGLPADFAEAWLPTVLGRFKRSHPAVHVEVVVDRNRRLLERLDNGDLDLVLALNNATRGDAEAIASLPLVWIGPRADIEVWRSGEPIPLAVYEAPCFFREKALAALDQAGIAWRIAFSSSSLRGLWAAVEAGLGITLRTGAGLPDNLRALVAGGDLPAVPKLGISLSLHDAKRTMTPAAKRLRSIVVETLENQLLTTAHHNTARISDSSRA from the coding sequence ATGAAACTGATCAATCTCGATATCGATGCGCTGCGGACGATCGTGACCGCGCAACAGCTCGGCAGTTTCAACCGCGCGGCGATGCAGATCGGCCGGTCGCAATCGGCCGTGAGCCAGCAGATTCACAAGCTCGAAGAGCAGATCGGCGAACCCTTGTTTCGTCGCCACGGCCGTGGCCTTGCACTGACTGATGCCGGCGATGTCGTGGTGGCCTACGCGCGGCGAATCCTCGATCTTAATGACGAGATGGTGTTGGCCGCGCGGGGCCATGGCATCGCAGGCGTGGTCCGGCTCGGGCTGCCGGCGGATTTCGCCGAAGCCTGGCTTCCCACGGTGCTCGGGCGCTTCAAGCGCAGCCACCCCGCCGTTCATGTGGAGGTCGTGGTCGATCGCAACCGGCGCCTCTTGGAGCGCCTCGACAATGGCGACCTCGATCTCGTGCTCGCGCTCAACAATGCGACGCGCGGCGACGCCGAAGCGATCGCGTCGCTGCCACTGGTCTGGATCGGGCCACGCGCCGACATCGAGGTATGGCGCAGCGGCGAGCCGATCCCGCTCGCCGTGTATGAAGCGCCGTGTTTCTTTCGCGAAAAGGCGCTGGCGGCGCTGGACCAGGCCGGCATTGCCTGGCGCATCGCCTTCAGCAGTTCGAGCCTGCGGGGATTGTGGGCGGCGGTGGAGGCGGGTCTCGGCATCACGCTGCGCACCGGCGCGGGACTGCCGGACAATCTGCGCGCGCTGGTCGCCGGCGGCGATCTGCCGGCCGTCCCTAAGCTCGGAATTTCGCTCAGCCTGCATGATGCCAAGCGCACCATGACCCCCGCGGCGAAACGGCTACGGTCGATCGTGGTCGAGACGCTGGAAAACCAGCTGCTCACGACCGCGCATCACAACACCGCACGGATCAGCGACAGCAGCCGGGCTTGA
- a CDS encoding FadR/GntR family transcriptional regulator has translation MTQIPRRSLVEATLDLIRARIEDGTWKVGDKLPREAELAEALQVGRNTVREAVRVLSHSNVLEVRQGDGTYVRLRTDPAETMRRIGRSGLRDHFELRAMLETEAARLAAQRRTDDDLAELNRLLGERGEIPTTGDLADFIDRDLAFHMGIAHAAHNTALEELYRYFAASVRSNIYTVLTERGLPEPDAAAHAKILAEISAANPERAAKAARDAIKPLIAKLTKLSNEA, from the coding sequence ATTACACAGATTCCGCGACGCTCGCTTGTCGAAGCTACCCTCGATCTGATCCGGGCTCGGATCGAAGACGGCACCTGGAAGGTTGGCGACAAGCTGCCACGCGAGGCTGAACTCGCCGAAGCGCTGCAGGTCGGCCGCAACACCGTGCGGGAGGCTGTGCGCGTTCTATCGCATTCTAACGTGCTGGAGGTGCGCCAGGGTGATGGCACCTATGTGCGCTTACGCACCGATCCGGCCGAAACCATGCGCCGGATCGGCCGATCCGGCCTGCGCGATCATTTCGAGCTGCGTGCGATGCTGGAAACCGAGGCCGCGCGCCTCGCCGCACAGCGCCGCACCGACGACGACCTTGCCGAACTCAACCGCCTACTGGGAGAGCGCGGCGAAATCCCCACAACCGGCGACCTCGCCGACTTCATCGACCGCGATCTCGCCTTCCACATGGGCATCGCCCATGCGGCGCATAATACGGCGCTGGAAGAATTGTATCGCTATTTCGCAGCGTCGGTCCGCTCCAACATCTACACCGTGCTCACCGAGCGCGGATTGCCGGAGCCCGATGCAGCTGCGCATGCCAAGATCCTCGCAGAAATCAGTGCAGCCAATCCCGAACGAGCCGCTAAAGCGGCACGGGACGCCATCAAGCCGCTGATCGCCAAGCTCACCAAGCTGAGCAACGAGGCATAA
- a CDS encoding FUSC family protein produces the protein MLLAFDVFQSRWLYVFRVALAAAIALGLAYVLQLETPYSAATTVFLSASPVQGVTLSKGMWRVAGTIFGASITVVLFAMFAQMPALFILGFALWLGICVGVSTLLRHFRAYGAVVAGYTIGLVAYGAIEQPEQIFEHAVGRVSAVALGVISLGVVTALLSPRAMSAKLRARLFDLAVGTGRLAAESLEAEKQPASRHQALIADLYGLDDLLEFAATESADVGLRAGDVRHAMAALFATVASSARLPRGDDPSSAAACALASAALQDSAAMLDTGDGAARACDVIARARRELSGLPDAAAVIAIDRVDEILEDYQDALAALARFVGSGAPGRRVAFRFHLDGAGAWENGARAAIAIVLAGALWVATAWNGAFLMILLIAPFCGLLAMTGNPVAGAIEFTKGIVAALAAGFICSFAILPHMSGFPLLIAAMLPFWIAGLVATTIPRTAPAGTAYLLTFMTMVGPTNPMVFDVANYLNSSAAFILSGVFTVLSFKVLFPRNGAKQAGRISAALRDDALALLRGAPRSHRLAWQHRQHQRLVLAAVQLKGDSTGLPKIIGDGLAAIHLGRAIFRIRQALSGDALPPSCRDAAGQGLAALKASRGDPARMAREARRAAERLQRAKDAAYASRLLASSFDDIAALLAEHAAFFHRDRKRHAE, from the coding sequence TTGCTGCTGGCATTTGATGTGTTTCAGTCGCGCTGGCTCTATGTGTTCCGGGTGGCACTGGCCGCGGCGATTGCGCTCGGGCTGGCCTATGTCCTGCAGCTGGAGACCCCGTATTCGGCCGCCACCACGGTGTTTCTCTCGGCTAGTCCGGTTCAAGGCGTGACGCTGTCGAAGGGCATGTGGCGCGTGGCCGGTACGATTTTCGGTGCCAGCATCACGGTGGTGCTGTTCGCCATGTTCGCGCAAATGCCGGCGCTGTTCATTCTTGGTTTTGCGCTTTGGCTTGGCATCTGCGTCGGTGTCTCGACGCTGCTGCGGCACTTCCGTGCCTATGGCGCAGTGGTCGCCGGCTACACGATCGGCCTGGTCGCATATGGCGCCATCGAGCAACCCGAGCAGATCTTTGAACACGCGGTCGGCCGTGTGTCGGCAGTGGCTCTCGGGGTCATCTCGCTCGGCGTAGTGACGGCGCTGCTGAGTCCGCGCGCCATGTCCGCCAAGTTGCGGGCGCGGCTGTTCGATCTCGCTGTGGGTACCGGCAGGCTGGCGGCGGAGAGTCTGGAGGCGGAGAAGCAGCCTGCGTCCCGGCACCAGGCGTTGATTGCCGATCTCTACGGCCTCGATGACCTTCTCGAATTCGCCGCGACGGAATCGGCCGATGTCGGGCTGCGGGCCGGAGATGTCCGCCATGCCATGGCGGCGCTGTTCGCTACCGTCGCCAGCAGTGCGCGGCTGCCGCGAGGCGACGACCCGTCCTCTGCAGCGGCATGCGCGTTGGCCAGCGCCGCACTTCAGGACAGTGCGGCCATGCTTGATACGGGCGATGGCGCGGCGCGAGCTTGCGATGTGATCGCGCGGGCGCGACGAGAACTTTCCGGTCTGCCTGATGCGGCTGCCGTGATCGCCATCGACCGGGTCGACGAAATTCTGGAAGACTATCAGGATGCTCTGGCGGCGCTGGCGCGATTTGTCGGCAGCGGCGCGCCGGGCCGCCGTGTTGCTTTTCGATTTCATCTGGATGGCGCCGGAGCTTGGGAGAATGGCGCGCGCGCCGCGATCGCCATCGTGCTGGCGGGCGCGCTTTGGGTCGCGACAGCGTGGAATGGTGCGTTTCTGATGATCTTGTTGATCGCGCCGTTCTGCGGGTTGCTGGCCATGACCGGCAATCCCGTTGCCGGTGCCATCGAGTTCACTAAGGGAATTGTCGCTGCGTTGGCGGCAGGCTTCATCTGCAGCTTTGCGATCTTGCCTCATATGTCCGGCTTTCCGCTGCTGATCGCCGCGATGCTGCCATTCTGGATCGCGGGGCTGGTGGCCACGACCATCCCCAGAACGGCACCGGCCGGCACCGCCTATCTGCTGACATTCATGACGATGGTCGGGCCGACCAATCCCATGGTGTTCGACGTGGCGAATTACCTGAATTCTAGCGCCGCATTCATCCTGTCAGGCGTTTTCACGGTGCTGAGCTTTAAGGTGTTGTTTCCGCGCAATGGAGCCAAGCAAGCGGGGCGGATCTCGGCGGCGCTGCGCGATGACGCATTGGCCCTGCTGAGGGGCGCGCCGCGCAGCCATCGGTTGGCATGGCAGCATCGCCAGCATCAGCGATTGGTGCTCGCGGCGGTGCAGCTCAAGGGTGACAGCACAGGATTGCCCAAGATCATCGGCGACGGTCTAGCGGCGATCCACCTCGGCAGGGCGATCTTCCGCATTCGGCAGGCTCTGTCCGGCGACGCGCTGCCGCCGAGTTGCCGCGACGCCGCAGGTCAGGGCCTTGCCGCCTTGAAGGCAAGCCGGGGCGATCCGGCCCGCATGGCGCGCGAGGCGCGCAGGGCGGCGGAACGGCTGCAACGCGCGAAGGATGCAGCGTATGCGTCACGACTGCTCGCGTCCTCGTTCGACGATATCGCCGCGCTGCTTGCGGAACATGCCGCCTTCTTTCACCGCGACAGGAAACGCCATGCTGAGTGA
- a CDS encoding tautomerase family protein, translating into MPMIDALIPSGALSAEAEAQLIREVTDILITAEGYDSANQIAQNVSVCFVHRPAAIYVRGVASAAPRYRFIPSVPEGQYTAETRRTLVHAITEAVARAEGAPFDDVAPRVMIFPTEIPEGTWGGRGLIRSLADIHAMICNDPDQRAVGEQRVTWRKAEKLGEALDSLRAAARALPRI; encoded by the coding sequence ATGCCCATGATCGACGCCCTGATCCCCTCCGGCGCGCTGTCCGCCGAGGCCGAGGCCCAACTCATTCGAGAGGTGACCGATATCCTGATCACCGCGGAAGGTTACGATTCCGCCAATCAGATCGCTCAGAACGTCTCGGTCTGTTTCGTCCACCGGCCTGCGGCGATCTATGTCCGCGGCGTGGCATCGGCCGCGCCGCGTTACCGGTTCATCCCGTCCGTCCCGGAAGGTCAGTACACCGCCGAGACGCGGCGGACGCTGGTCCATGCCATTACCGAAGCGGTCGCCCGCGCAGAAGGCGCGCCATTCGACGATGTAGCGCCGCGCGTGATGATCTTTCCCACCGAAATTCCGGAAGGCACCTGGGGCGGCCGCGGCCTGATCAGATCCCTCGCCGATATCCACGCTATGATCTGCAATGACCCGGATCAGCGCGCGGTGGGCGAACAGCGCGTGACGTGGCGAAAAGCCGAGAAGCTCGGCGAGGCGCTCGACAGTTTGCGCGCGGCTGCCCGCGCGCTGCCCCGCATTTAG
- a CDS encoding DUF1656 domain-containing protein, with the protein MLSEVNLVGVYVAPFMIYAGAALPIFVALRRLLAHAGLLRWFWHPALLECALWLSVTALLVRFV; encoded by the coding sequence ATGCTGAGTGAGGTCAATCTGGTTGGCGTTTATGTTGCGCCGTTCATGATTTATGCGGGAGCGGCGCTGCCAATCTTCGTGGCGCTGCGCCGGTTGCTCGCTCATGCGGGATTGCTGCGCTGGTTCTGGCACCCCGCGCTGTTGGAATGCGCGCTGTGGCTGTCCGTCACCGCCCTTCTTGTTCGTTTTGTCTAG
- a CDS encoding GFA family protein, translating to MSIHHGRCHCGDTRFEIEADIDQLRECDCSICRRRGTLNFRVNDNEIRFLTPLDRLRVYRWGTGTAADYFCPICGVMPFRRPSAPTKEEQDAGMARFEGWAVNVRCIDDLDLDSLPRIHIAGSSLTI from the coding sequence ATGTCTATTCATCATGGTCGATGCCATTGCGGTGACACGCGCTTTGAAATCGAAGCCGATATCGACCAACTCCGGGAATGCGACTGCTCGATCTGTCGCCGGCGCGGCACGCTGAATTTCCGCGTCAACGACAATGAGATCCGCTTTCTGACGCCGCTCGATCGACTCAGGGTTTATCGTTGGGGAACGGGCACGGCGGCGGATTATTTTTGTCCGATATGCGGTGTGATGCCCTTCCGGCGACCGAGCGCTCCGACGAAGGAGGAGCAGGATGCAGGGATGGCACGCTTCGAGGGCTGGGCCGTGAATGTCAGGTGTATCGATGACCTCGATCTCGATAGCTTGCCACGCATCCACATTGCAGGAAGCAGCTTGACGATCTGA
- a CDS encoding efflux RND transporter periplasmic adaptor subunit, whose protein sequence is MLHLKAAIRPILTLAMVGVSIVLTIALWHQYMLAPWTRDGRISADVVQIAPEVSGTIREVHVVDNQLVHRGDILYQIDPERFQLAVDQAISTLEARRQTMQLQASTARRRSALVGVASVEVIEQAVGAASIAEADFQSAQAAFNLAKLNLARATVRASVDGYVTNLRMRPGDYAVAGTTKVAMIDAGSFWVTGYFEETQLRTIRTGAHAEIRMMGFDDPVTGHVESIGRGIADANATPDHLGLPSVNPVFTWVRLAQRIPVRLHIDSAPSTVMLAMGMTCSIAIGEPSEGHQARLLSLIRAVL, encoded by the coding sequence ATGCTGCATCTGAAAGCCGCCATTCGTCCTATCCTGACCCTCGCGATGGTCGGAGTGTCGATCGTCCTCACAATTGCACTCTGGCATCAATACATGCTGGCGCCATGGACGCGCGACGGCCGTATCAGCGCTGATGTGGTCCAGATCGCGCCGGAAGTGTCGGGCACCATTCGCGAGGTCCATGTTGTCGACAATCAGCTCGTCCATCGTGGCGACATTCTTTATCAGATCGATCCCGAGCGTTTTCAGCTCGCCGTTGATCAGGCGATATCCACTCTGGAAGCGCGGCGGCAAACGATGCAGCTGCAGGCATCGACGGCGCGGCGGCGTTCGGCGCTGGTCGGCGTTGCCTCGGTGGAGGTGATCGAGCAGGCGGTCGGCGCAGCATCGATCGCGGAGGCAGATTTCCAAAGCGCGCAGGCGGCATTCAATCTCGCCAAGCTGAATCTGGCGCGGGCGACGGTGCGTGCGTCAGTCGATGGCTATGTGACCAATCTGCGGATGCGGCCCGGCGATTACGCCGTGGCTGGCACCACCAAGGTCGCGATGATCGACGCCGGCAGCTTCTGGGTCACCGGCTATTTTGAGGAAACTCAGTTGCGCACCATCCGCACCGGTGCGCATGCTGAAATCCGCATGATGGGCTTCGACGATCCGGTGACCGGGCATGTGGAAAGCATCGGGCGTGGCATCGCCGATGCCAATGCCACCCCGGATCATCTCGGCCTGCCCAGCGTCAATCCGGTCTTCACCTGGGTGCGGCTGGCACAGCGGATTCCGGTGCGCCTGCATATCGACAGCGCGCCGTCCACCGTCATGTTGGCCATGGGAATGACATGCAGTATCGCCATCGGCGAGCCCAGCGAGGGCCATCAAGCCCGGCTGCTGTCGCTGATCCGTGCGGTGTTGTGA
- a CDS encoding aldo/keto reductase: MEYRRLGTSGLKVPVLSFGAGTFGGKGPLFSAWGNTDVTEARRLIDICLDAGVNLFDTADVYSDGASEQILGEALKGRRNDVLISTKTTLPMGDDPNDAGSSRFRLIRAVDDALRRLGTDYIDLLQLHAFDAGTPVEEVLSTLDALVRAGKLRYVGVSNFSGWQIMKSLAVADRYGWPRYVANQVYYSLVGRDYEWDLMPLGIDQGLGALVWSPLGWGRLTGKIRRGATLPEGSRLHETADFGPPVDDERLFRVVDALDEVAKESGKTVPQIALNWLLQRPTVSSIIIGARNEEQLRQNLDAVGWNLTAEQVAKLDSASVATAPYPHFPYQRQEGFARLNPPIV; this comes from the coding sequence ATGGAGTATAGGCGGCTTGGTACGTCCGGCCTCAAGGTCCCCGTTCTTAGTTTTGGCGCTGGGACATTCGGTGGCAAAGGACCGCTCTTCAGCGCATGGGGCAACACCGACGTGACCGAAGCGCGCCGGCTGATCGATATTTGCCTGGATGCAGGCGTCAATCTGTTCGACACGGCCGACGTCTATTCGGATGGTGCTTCGGAGCAAATTCTTGGCGAGGCCCTGAAGGGCCGACGCAATGATGTGCTGATCTCCACCAAAACCACTTTGCCGATGGGTGATGATCCGAATGACGCGGGTTCTTCGCGCTTTCGTTTGATCCGGGCCGTCGATGACGCTCTCCGCCGGCTTGGCACCGATTATATCGACCTGCTCCAGCTCCATGCCTTCGATGCAGGTACGCCTGTCGAAGAAGTGCTCTCGACGCTCGATGCTCTCGTCCGAGCGGGCAAGCTACGCTATGTCGGCGTGTCCAATTTCAGTGGTTGGCAAATTATGAAGTCGCTGGCAGTTGCGGATAGATATGGATGGCCACGCTATGTTGCCAATCAGGTCTATTACTCGTTGGTCGGCCGAGACTATGAGTGGGACTTGATGCCGCTCGGGATCGACCAAGGGCTTGGCGCTCTGGTCTGGAGTCCGTTGGGATGGGGACGTCTCACTGGAAAAATTCGTCGTGGCGCAACGCTGCCGGAAGGGAGCCGGCTTCATGAGACGGCCGACTTCGGGCCCCCTGTCGATGATGAGCGTCTTTTCCGCGTCGTCGATGCTTTGGACGAGGTGGCCAAAGAAAGCGGGAAGACTGTGCCGCAGATTGCTCTGAATTGGCTTCTGCAGCGTCCGACCGTCTCGTCGATCATCATTGGCGCCCGCAACGAAGAACAGCTTCGGCAGAATCTGGATGCGGTAGGCTGGAATCTCACCGCCGAGCAGGTTGCAAAGCTGGACAGCGCTAGCGTTGCGACAGCTCCATATCCTCATTTCCCATATCAGCGTCAGGAAGGCTTCGCGCGGCTGAATCCGCCAATCGTGTAG
- a CDS encoding enolase C-terminal domain-like protein, with amino-acid sequence MRIVDIREQSIPISRYRDAGIPSGGLTTSLVAVMTDVMRAGAPVIGYGFASVGRFAQGGLIRERFAPRLLKAGEADLLNRDGTNLDPFRAWDVMMAGEKLGGHGERCVAVGTLDMAIWDAAAKIADLPLYRFICERLQQASPPPRIAVYASGGYPYPRDDLARLSAEIRSFADLGFTRAKIKIGGADLGTDLRRIEVAAKQVANSARLAVDAMNRYDATNASEVAVALAPFKLWWFEDICDPHDFETLASVAARYDGPIAAGEALFSVQEARLLDWHGGLRRGTDILLFDPVHCYGLPGYLKIIDHFVTKDWPRQAFWPHGGHLFGFHLVAALRLGGAEITPAGFYPFAGVPSIIENGHVALPEAPGIGFETHDDAWRAFRALV; translated from the coding sequence ATGCGCATCGTCGATATTCGCGAACAGTCGATTCCGATCTCCCGCTATCGCGATGCGGGCATTCCTTCCGGCGGCCTGACCACCAGCCTGGTGGCCGTGATGACCGATGTCATGCGCGCCGGCGCGCCGGTCATCGGCTACGGCTTCGCATCGGTCGGCCGCTTCGCCCAGGGCGGCTTGATCCGTGAGCGTTTTGCGCCGCGTTTGCTCAAGGCCGGTGAGGCCGATTTGTTGAACCGCGACGGCACCAATCTCGATCCGTTTCGTGCATGGGACGTGATGATGGCCGGCGAGAAGCTGGGCGGCCATGGTGAGAGATGCGTGGCCGTTGGTACGCTTGATATGGCAATCTGGGATGCGGCGGCCAAGATCGCCGATCTCCCGCTGTATCGGTTCATCTGCGAGCGCCTGCAGCAGGCGTCGCCACCGCCGCGTATCGCGGTCTATGCGAGCGGCGGCTATCCTTATCCGCGAGATGATCTCGCTAGACTATCGGCTGAAATCCGCTCATTTGCCGATCTCGGCTTTACGCGTGCCAAGATCAAGATCGGCGGTGCCGATCTTGGCACCGACCTGCGGCGCATCGAGGTGGCGGCCAAGCAGGTGGCAAATAGTGCGCGTCTCGCCGTCGATGCGATGAACCGCTACGACGCCACCAATGCGAGCGAGGTTGCTGTAGCGCTAGCGCCGTTCAAGCTGTGGTGGTTCGAGGACATATGCGATCCGCATGATTTCGAAACGCTGGCCTCGGTCGCCGCGCGTTACGACGGGCCGATTGCCGCTGGGGAGGCGCTGTTCTCGGTCCAGGAAGCGAGGCTGCTCGACTGGCATGGCGGACTGCGCCGCGGAACGGACATCCTGTTGTTCGATCCCGTGCATTGCTACGGATTGCCGGGCTATCTGAAGATCATCGATCATTTCGTAACCAAGGATTGGCCGCGGCAGGCGTTCTGGCCGCATGGCGGACATCTTTTCGGCTTTCATCTGGTGGCAGCGCTGCGCCTCGGCGGTGCAGAAATCACGCCGGCCGGCTTCTATCCGTTCGCCGGCGTCCCCAGCATCATCGAGAATGGCCATGTCGCGCTGCCGGAGGCGCCGGGCATTGGTTTCGAGACCCATGACGACGCATGGCGGGCATTCCGCGCGCTGGTTTGA